In a single window of the Papaver somniferum cultivar HN1 chromosome 8, ASM357369v1, whole genome shotgun sequence genome:
- the LOC113301293 gene encoding histone-lysine N-methyltransferase ASHR3-like: protein MLDVSNLLDSSTSLQITRCPNFLPVSSTLNCDSSTSDSLYPVESKTLNQEKNTSWCSNLGTRLGNPISTNGGISKGNSGNIGIKVFVRSKMIKRCEKKDAVKLNLDDCVKSWVQKKIEYGVPERRCFLPFLVNAPKMDECRACNDFIYSGEKTVCSVRGCQESYHETCVREILGFSTSNNFKCPHHACFVCKQNKNWRCIRCLAASHPKCAPWPDKVIYLTTSQPGRAVCWRHPTDWRLEKKDEVPTSDVEEIFRRLPIPYIEEEFQINLMWKDLIEQNMEPPQYAHIKRNVYLVKKKREDTDAGIGCTNCKADNEMCSEECVCRGQSISCSKSCHCSEACTNRPFRKEKKIKVVRTQFCGWGVEAAEPLKRGDFVIEYIGEVINDALCEQRLWDIRFRGDENFYMCEIRKDFTIDATFKGNVSRFLNHSCDPNCKLEKWQVDGETRVGVFAAQSINVGEPLTYDYRFVHFGTMVKCQCGSKNCQGYLGTKRKEKKLDIRWGSKRRRSSMTVLEIIRN, encoded by the exons ATGTTAGATGTGAGTAATCTTCTCGATTCGTCTACTTCTTTACAAATTACTAGATGCCCTAATTTCTTACCAGTTTCTTCTACTCTCAACTGCGATTCTTCTACATCTGATTCTCTTTACCCTGTTGAATCGAAAACGCTTAATCAAGAGAAGAATACTAGTTGGTGTAGTAATTTGGGTACTCGATTAGGCAATCCGATTAGTACAAATGGTGGAATTTCTAAGGGTAACAGTGGTAATATTGGAATTAAGGTTTTTGTTCGCTCAAAGATGATTAAGAGATGTGAGAAAAAGGATGCTGTTAAATTGAATCTGGATGATTGTGTGAAAAGTTGGGTTCAGAAGAAAATTGAATATGGAGTTCCTGAAAGACGATGTTTTCTCCCCTTTCTTGTTAATGCCCCCAAAATG GATGAATGTCGCGCATGCAACGATTTTATCTATTCTGGGGAAAAAACAGTATGCAGTGTCCGAGGTTGTCAAGAATCATATCATGAAACGTGCGTTAGGGAAATACTTGGATTCTCAACTTCAAACAATTTCAAGTGCCCCCATCAT GCTTGTTTCGTTTGCAAACAGAATAAAAACTGGCGTTGCATAAGATGTCTGGCGGCGTCACATCCTAAATGTGCTCCCTGGCCTGATAAAGTGATCTATCTAACGACTAGTCAACCAGGGCGAGCAGTTTGTTGGAGGCATCCAACTGATTGGCGTCTTGAAAAGAAG GATGAAGTCCCAACAAGTGATGTAGAG GAAATATTTCGGCGATTGCCTATACCGTACATCGAAGAAGAGTTTCAGATTAATCTTATGTGGAAGGACTTGATAGAGCAAAATATGGAGCCACCTCAATATGCTCATATAAAACGAA atgtgtACCTTGTGAAGAAAAAGCGTGAGGATACTGATGCTGGTATTGGATGCACAAATTGCAAAGCTGATAATGAAATGTGCTCAGAGGAGTGTGTTTGCAG GGGCCAATCCATCAGCTGCTCCAAGTCTTGCCATTGTTCAGAAGCATGCACAAATAGACCATTCCgtaaagagaaaaaaattaaaGTTGTCAGG ACTCAGTTTTGTGGATGGGGAGTAGAGGCAGCTGAACCGCTTAAGCGGGGCGATTTCGTTATCGAGTATATTGGAGAAG TAATTAATGATGCTTTATGTGAACAAAGGCTCTGGGACATAAGAtttagaggtgatgagaacttctACATGTGTGAAATTCGCAAGGACTTCACAATTGATGCAACTTTTAAGGGCAATGTCTCTCGTTTCCTGAACCACAGTTGTGATCCTAACTGTAAATTGGAAAAATG GCAAGTTGATGGGGAGACGCGTGTGGGTGTTTTTGCTGCTCAGTCTATAAATGTTGGAGAGCCATTAACTTATGACTATCG GTTTGTGCACTTTGGTACCATGGTGAAATGCCAGTGTGGTTCTAAAAACTGTCAAGGATACCTTGGGaccaagagaaaggaaaagaaattggatatcaGATGGGGTTCGAAACGCAGAAGATCATCAATGACTGTCTTGGAAATTATACGCAATTGA
- the LOC113301291 gene encoding protein TIC 55, chloroplastic-like, giving the protein MGLLQPILYETSSLSKTLSYSHLIPHTCFPSTAKRRTAKTVSELRLSSPKDVLQHKLKRHNSKRSILCSASVTEVVGGGLSAEDEKVLFGSSVEEKGDGLKVEYDWEQEWYPLYLANDVPEDSPLGLTVFDKQIVLYKDGNGDFQCYEDRCPHRLAKLSEGQLIDGRLECLYHGWQFEGDGKCVRIPQLPAGAKIPRAACLRTYEVKNSQGVIWVWMSNKKEPNFEKIPWFENFARPGFKDVSTIHELPYDHSILLENLMDPAHVPISHDRTDWMSKREDAQALLFKLMERTDRGFAGQWGREQDKETPNFLRFEAPCVLQNNREIVGKDGVTHYFTGLFLCRPAGQGKSMLIVRFGRTKTLLLASLFPKWYFHQNACKVFEQDMGFLSSQNEVLMKENKPTKELYLNLKSSDTWVAEYRKWMDKVGHGMPYHFGHSTISLPKEPAVVEHAPAGFFANVSASLPAKGGLGMMQAPNLSNRYFRHVVHCKNCRNVVKAFEFWKKSLSAVAVISATMAILVTGRQWKALLLVSTAIFSAAAYACSSAIALNTTNFIRTHRRL; this is encoded by the exons ATGGGTCTTCTTCAACCAATTCTATATGAAACATCTTCACTTAGCAAAACACTCTCCTACTCACACCTTATACCTCACACCTGTTTTCCCAGCACAGCAAAAAGAAGAACAGCAAAAACAGTTAGTGAACTTcgtttatcttcaccaaaagatgttctacaACATAAGCTAAAACGACACAACTCGAAAAGATCAATTCTGTGTTCTGCATCAGTAACAGAAGTTGTTGGTGGTGGTTTATCGGCAGAAGATGAAAAGGTTCTGTTTGGATCTTCAGTTGAAGAGAAAGGTGATGGATTGAAAGTGGAGTATGATTGGGAACAGGAATGGTATCCACTCTATCTTGCAAATGATGTTCCTGAAGATTCTCCTTTAGGTCTTACAGTGTTTGACAAGCAGATTGTGTTGTATAAAGATGGCAATGGCGATTTCCAGTGCTACGAAGATCGGTGTCCTCATAG ATTAGCAAAACTCTCAGAAGGTCAATTGATTGATGGAAGACTTGAATGCCTCTACCATGGATGGCAATTTGAAGGAGATGGTAAATGTGTAAGGATACCTCAG CTTCCTGCCGGAGCAAAAATTCCTCGAGCAGCTTGTCTAAGAACTTATGAGGTGAAGAATTCTCAAGGAGTAATATGGGTATGGATGTCAAACAAGAAGGAACCGAACTTCGAAAAGATTCCATGGTTCGAGAACTTTGCAAGGCCTGGGTTTAAAGACGTCTCTACCATTCACGAACTTCCATATGATCACTCCATACTTCTTGAGAACCTAATGGATCCTGCCCATGTTCCAATTTCACACGATAGGACAGACTGGATGTCAAAAAGAGAAGACGCACAAGCACTCTTGTTCAAGTTGATGGAAAGAACTGACAGAGGATTTGCTGGTCAATGGGGCAGGGAACAAGATAAGGAAACTCCAAATTTCTTAAGATTCGAGGCACCATGTGTTCTTCAGAACAACAGAGAGATTGTTGGGAAAGATGGGGTCACACATTACTTCACCGGTTTATTTCTATGTCGACCTGCTGGACaag GTAAATCTATGCTGATTGTGAGGTTTGGAAGGACGAAAACGTTGCTCTTGGCATCACTCTTTCCCAAATGGTACTTCCACCAGAATGCTTGTAAGGTTTTCGAGCAAGACATGGGTTTTCTATCGTCGCAAAACGAGGTTCTAATGAAGGAGAATAAACCAACAAAGGAGTTGTATCTCAATCTAAAATCCTCTGATACTTGGGTTGCAGAGTACAGGAAATGGATGGATAAAGTGGGTCATGGAATGCCTTATCACTTTGGGCATTCCACTATTTCACTACCAAAAGAACCTGCAGTGGTGGAACATGCACCTGCTGGGTTTTTTGCTAATGTTTCAGCTTCTTTACCAGCCAAGGGAGGACTTGGAATGATGCAAGCTCCGAATCTATCAAACAGATACTTTCGTCATGTGGTCCATTGCAAGAACTGTAGGAACGTCGTGAAAGCTTTTGAATTTTGGAAAAAATCTCTTTCAGCAGTGGCTGTTATTTCTGCTACAATGGCAATTTTGGTGACAGGTCGACAGTGGAAGGCATTGCTTTTGGTTTCAACAGCAATTTTCTCGGCTGCTGCTTATGCTTGCTCAAGTGCCATAGCACTGAATACAACCAACTTCATCAGGACACATAGGAGACTGTAA